Proteins encoded within one genomic window of Gadus chalcogrammus isolate NIFS_2021 chromosome 6, NIFS_Gcha_1.0, whole genome shotgun sequence:
- the LOC130384566 gene encoding uncharacterized protein C22orf15 isoform X1 — translation MFVTVLFGDSRQELFNLNCKLINFIYDLKERCGLDRKDCVDLMDRCGQVTSLSEKEQSAARAASLLTERHSYVLLRVCRCEESQGQKYESLLNNLSKSHPELAECQTPARNVTNGALHSERRKPLLLLLLHTQRAKTYQETRGTNETLLSVCVCVCQNGENILKL, via the exons ATGTTTGTCACAGTGCTTTTTGGAG ACAGCAGGCAGGAACTGTTCAATCTCAACTGCAAGCTGATAAACTTTATCTATGACTTAAAGGAACGGTGTGGACTTGACAGGAAAG ACTGTGTAGACCTGATGGACAGGTGTGGTCAGGTGACCAGCCTGTCGGAGAAGGAGCAGAGTGCAGCCCGCGCTGCCAGTCTGCTGACAGAGAGGCACTCCTACGTCCTCTTGAGAGTGTGCC GGTGTGAGGAAAGTCAGGGTCAGAAATATGAGTCTCTTCTAAACAACCTGAGCAAGAGCCATCCAGAGTTAGCAG AATGTCAAACCCCAGCAAGGAACGTGACAAACGGGGCTCTTCACTCAGAAAGAAGGaagcctctgctgctgctgctgctgcacactCAAAGAGCAAAAACATATCAGGAAACAAGAGGAACAAATGAAACattgctgtctgtgtgtgtgtgtgtgtgtcagaatggTGAAAACATTCTGAAGCTTTGA
- the LOC130384566 gene encoding uncharacterized protein C22orf15 isoform X2: MFVTVLFGDSRQELFNLNCKLINFIYDLKERCGLDRKDCVDLMDRCGQVTSLSEKEQSAARAASLLTERHSYVLLRVCRCEESQGQKYESLLNNLSKSHPELADILNRMSNPSKERDKRGSSLRKKEASAAAAAAHSKSKNISGNKRNK; encoded by the exons ATGTTTGTCACAGTGCTTTTTGGAG ACAGCAGGCAGGAACTGTTCAATCTCAACTGCAAGCTGATAAACTTTATCTATGACTTAAAGGAACGGTGTGGACTTGACAGGAAAG ACTGTGTAGACCTGATGGACAGGTGTGGTCAGGTGACCAGCCTGTCGGAGAAGGAGCAGAGTGCAGCCCGCGCTGCCAGTCTGCTGACAGAGAGGCACTCCTACGTCCTCTTGAGAGTGTGCC GGTGTGAGGAAAGTCAGGGTCAGAAATATGAGTCTCTTCTAAACAACCTGAGCAAGAGCCATCCAGAGTTAGCAG ATATCCTGAACAGAATGTCAAACCCCAGCAAGGAACGTGACAAACGGGGCTCTTCACTCAGAAAGAAGGaagcctctgctgctgctgctgctgcacactCAAAGAGCAAAAACATATCAGGAAACAAGAGGAACAAATGA
- the LOC130384308 gene encoding uncharacterized protein LOC130384308 — MELDHHIEQYFQRRYTNDEILAVLAEVHGVVLSKRTLERILREKRLWRRKGKTDVAEVAAFIEAQLQTSGQCHGYRWMYQKCWINGIITDRETVRVLLRLLDSEGVDLRSRNRLRRRVYHSRGPNYVWHIDGYDKLKPYGICISGCIDGFSRRLIWLEAYKTNNDPNVIAGYFMDAVLIAQGCPERLRVDLGTENVRLAEMQRFMHFSEGQLEIEHVTFGPSTGNQRIERWWLTLRSQCAQFWMDFFDKLKSDGYFADTFLDKSLVQFCFLSTIQAELEEVAFIWNEHRMRRVHNSRSPHGRPSIIHAVPQLYGATDYLYRPSLEKIEACLGECVYKDFPCDEDVFHICVGLMSEHGLELTNDVYKTVDLYVRLRQLINNELLQP, encoded by the exons ATGGAGTTGGATCACCACATTGAGCAATATTTCCAAAGACGATATACAAATGATGAAATTCTGGCAGTATTGGCTGAGGTGCATGGGGTAGTGCTGAGCAAGCGGACACTTGAAAGGATTCTGAGAGAGAAAAGATTGTGGCGCAGGAAGGGCAAGACAGATGTGGCCGAGGTGGCAGCTTTCATTGAAGCGCAACTCCAAACGTCTGGGCAGTGTCATGGCTACCGTTGGATGTACCAAAAATGTTGGATAAATGGCATTATTACCGACAGGGAAACAGTACGTGTTCTCTTGCGGCTGTTGGACAGTGAGGGAGTTGACCTGAGATCAAGAAATAGACTACGGCGGAGAGTATATCACAGCCGGGGTCCCAATTACGTCTGGCACATTGACGGCTATGACAAACTTAAACCGTATGGGATCTGTATAAGTGGATGCATAGATGGTTTTTCTAGGAGACTCATCTGGCTGGAGGCATACAAAACTAATAATGATCCGAACGTGATTGCTGGTTATTTCATGGATGCTGTACTAATAGCTCAAGGTTGCCCTGAACGATTACGGGTAGATTTAGGGACAGAAAATGTTCGTTTGGCCGAAATGCAAAGATTCATGCACTTTTCAGAGGGTCAACTTGAAATCGAACATGTCACATTTGGTCCAAGCACTGGCAACCAGCGCATTGAAAGATGGTGGCTGACATTACGCAGTCAGTGCGCCCAGTTTTGGATGGACTTTTTCGATAAATTGAAATCGGATGGATACTTCGCTGACACCTTCCTGGACAAGTCATTGGTCCAGTTCTGTTTTCTTTCCACAATTCAG GCAGAACTGGAGGAGGTCGCATTCATCTGGAATGAGCACAGGATGCGTCGAGTGCACAACTCACGAAGTCCTCATGGccgtccatccatcatccatgcAGTGCCTCAACTCTACGGGGCCACGGACTACCTGTATCGCCCAAGTCTGGAGAAGATCGAGGCCTGCTTGGGGGAGTGTGTTTACAAAGACTTCCCATGTGATGAAGATGTGTTTCACATTTGTGTGGGGCTTATGTCTGAGCATGGCCTTGAATTAACTAACGACGTGTACAAGACAGTAGATCTGTATGTAAGACTTAGACAGCTAATTAACAATGAATTGCTACAGCCTTAA
- the LOC130384307 gene encoding uncharacterized protein LOC130384307, which produces MDELCEFLRSRNVPEENIKQLENDKIDPNVLLLMNDDQLTEYLPSYGDRLAVLGYCRLKGKNPVARKSKLFERLKAKLAKSDDREHLSEKLPCQNAQKKERKIEIGWLNFRDGKFLQMRAKKGGGTRKISVSKNCCKDQLIEQAKNLFFPGQKNAEGNVQDFAIELTDFQERPLDPLTTVGDLYEVTKLPILRFYLATTKRDGCSENQLAASPNPPRPSLPLAEGQETADVVYASSSNVLSDTNSDPEPFDCSTVEMTDWASVSEVDAANAVDDFENSGTVTFFQGHLHDLDWVSLDDTLQTSPRASSSSTPTLDIAHVPIDQSERTKRIIVVHRGQILRELITHFLDASVMRDDVFIQVILPNGSLEMAVDEGGVLRDVLTEFWLDFYEQCTLGNAFKVPFLRHDFGKQQWESIGRIIAMGWQKEKYLPIKIAPVILEKVALGSVKSSLVDCFLKYVTESERLVFESCRSDFESVDQEELIEVMDLHSCRRMPTADNIEQLLEELAHQKLVQEPAFVLEQWSKVLAPFRSDLEGISEAYVNLHPTLRKVIRSISYPTTMNDQQKNIGKHLSTYLRESDAQHLSLFLRFCTGSDLFLGKTITLSFTNLQGMQRRPIAHTCGCYLELPIDYDNYPDFRHEMNKVLESGVWAMDIV; this is translated from the exons ATGGATGAGTTGTGCGAGTTCTTGAGGTCGCGGAATGTACCAGAAGAAAACATAAAGCAACTGGAAAACGATAAG ATCGATCCCAATGTCCTCCTGCTCATGAACGACGACCAGTTAACCGAGTATCTACCATCATATGGAGACCGACTGGCTGTCCTTGGATATTGCAGATTGAAGGGGAAGAATCCTGTTGCCCGCAAATCAAAACTTTTTGAGCGACTGAAAGCCAAGTTAGCAAAAAGTGACGATCGTGAACACTTGTCTGAGAAGTTACCATGTCAAAATGCTCAGAAGAAAGAGCGTAAAATTGAAATTGGCTGGTTGAATTTCCGTGACGGGAAATTCTTACAAATGAGGGCCAAAAAGGGGGGCGGGACCAGGAAAATCTCTGTGTCCAAGAATTGTTGTAAAGATCAGTTAATTGAACAGGCCAAAAACCTGTTTTTCCCTGGTCAGAAAAATGCAGAAGGAAATGTTCAAGATTTTGCGATTGAACTAACTGATTTTCAGGAGCGCCCGTTAGATCCCCTGACTACAGTTGGGGATCTTTATGAAGTAACAAAGCTGCCCATTTTACGCTTTTACTTAGCAACAACCAAGAGGGATGGTTGCAGTGAGAATCAGCTTGCAGCCTCACCCAACCCCCCTAGGCCTAGTTTACCTCTAGCTGAAGGTCAGGAAACCGCAGATGTGGTATATGCTAGTAGCAGCAATGTCCTGTCTGATACAAACAGTGATCCTGAGCCCTTCGATTGCTCCACTGTTGAAATGACAGATTGGGCTAGTGTGAGCGAAGTTGATGCCGCCAATGCTGTAGATGACTTTGAGAATAGTGGCACAGTTACCTTTTTCCAAGGACACCTACATGATCTGGACTGGGTTAGCCTTGATGATACCTTACAAACGTCTCCTCGGGCATCAAGTTCATCTACTCCGACCCTAGATATTGCTCATGTGCCCATTGATCAGAGTGAAAGAACAAAGAGAATAATTGTTGTTCACCGTGGGCAGATCCTGAGAGAACTAATCACACATTTTTTGGACGCGAGTGTCATGCGAGATGATGTTTTCATCCAAGTAATTCTTCCCAATGGAAGTTTGGAAATGGCAGTTGATGAAGGTGGCGTGTTAAGGGATGTGCTAACTGAATTTTGGCTGGACTTTTATGAGCAATGCACTTTAGGAAATGCTTTCAAGGTGCCTTTTCTACGCCATGATTTTGGTAAGCAGCAGTGGGAAAGCATTGGCAGAATAATAGCAATGGGTTGGCAAAAAGAGAAGTACCTGCCTATAAAAATAGCCCCAGTAATTTTGGAGAAAGTTGCCCTGGGAAGTGTGAAGAGTAGTCTTGTTGACTGCTTCCTGAAATAtgtcacagagtcagagagattgGTGTTTGAATCCTGCCGTTCAGATTTTGAAAGTGTGGATCAGGAAGAATTGATTGAAGTAATGGATCTCCACAGCTGTCGAAGAATGCCAACCGCTGATAATATTGAACAGCTCTTGGAGGAGCTTGCCCACCAAAAGCTGGTTCAAGAACCCGCCTTTGTCCTAGAGCAGTGGAGCAAGGTGCTTGCACCCTTTAGGTCAGATTTGGAAGGCATTTCAGAAGCGTATGTAAATCTTCATCCAACACTGAGGAAGGTGATTAGGTCTATCTCTTACCCCACTACTATGAACGACCAGCAGAAGAACATAGGAAAGCATCTTAGCACTTACCTTAGAGAATCTGACGCACAGCACCTGTCTCTATTCCTTCGGTTTTGCACTGGCTCTGATTTGTTTCTTGGTAAGACCATTACTTTGAGCTTCACGAATTTGCAAGGTATGCAGAGACGGCCCATCGCCCACACATGTGGATGCTACTTGGAGTTGCCAATTGATTATGACAATTACCCGGATTTCAGACACGAAATGAACAAAGTATTGGAGAGTGGTGTGTGGGCAATGGACATAGTTTAG
- the upb1 gene encoding beta-ureidopropionase — MSGFEFESLEKTLEKYIPENELTEVKRILFGNPTKHLELHSSAEIVASERDFELQGHAFQSAPEQLRASRRVRVGLIQNRTVLPTDAPILDQISAAHSRIAELVEVAAMCDVNIVCFQETWTMPFAFCTREKEPWSEFAESAEDGPTTRFCQELAKKYNMVIVSPILEREALHNTLWNTAVVISNSGQVLGKTRKNHIPRVGDFNESTYYMEGNTGHKVFQTQFGKIAVNICYGRHHPLNWLMYSMNGAEIIFNPSATVGALSEPMWSIEARNAAIANHCYTCAINRVGTEHFKNEFTSGDGKKAHHDFGHFYGSSYVSAPDGSRSPGLSRTRDGLLVVELDLNMNRQISDKWSFKMTGRYAEYASELAKVVSEDFKPNIVKE, encoded by the exons ATGTCGGGCTTTGAGTTTGAATCACTAGAGAAAACGCTGGAGAAATACATTCCCGAAAATGAATTGACAGAAGTTAAACGCATACTTTTCGGAAATCCCACTAA GCACCTGGAGCTCCACTCATCTGCAGAGATTGTGGCCTCAGAGCGGGACTTTGAGCTGCAGGGCCACGCCTTCCAGAGTGCTCCTGAACAGCTGAGGGCCTCCCGGAGGGTCCGCGTCGGACTCATCCAGAACCGCACCGTGCTGCCGACGGACGCCCCCATCCTGGACCAG ATCAGTGCTGCTCACAGTCGGATTGCAGAGCTAGTGGAGGTCGCTGCCATGTGTGACGTCAACATCGTCTGCTTCCAGGAGACCTGGA cCATGCCATTTGCGTTCTGCACGCGTGAGAAGGAACCTTGGAGTGAGTTTGCAGAGTCGGCTGAGGACGGACCCACCACCCGCTTCTGCCAAGAG CTGGCCAAGAAGTACAACATGGTGATCGTGTCTCCGATCCTTGAGCGAGAGGCTCTGCACAACACCTTATGGAACACAGCCGTGGTGATCTCCAACTCTGGCCAGGTGTTGGGGAAGACCCGCAAGAACCACATCCCCCGGGTCGGAGACTTCAACGAG TCCACCTACTACATGGAGGGCAACACAGGCCACAAGGTGTTCCAGACCCAGTTTGGTAAGATAGCTGTGAACATCTGCTACGGACGCCACCACCCTCTGAACTGGTTAATGTACAGCATGAATGGAGCCGAGATCATCTTCAACCCCTCCGCCACTGTTGGAGCGCTCAG TGAGCCCATGTGGTCCATTGAAGCGAGGAACGCAGCGATAGCCAACCACTGCTACACATGTGCAATCAACCGCGTCGGGACC GAACACTTCAaaaatgagttcacatctggtGATGGTAAAAAGG CTCACCATGATTTTGGACACTTCTATGGGTCGAGTTACGTGTCTGCCCCTGACGGCAGCCGCTCTCCTGGGCTCTCGAGAACCCGGGACGGcctgctggtggtggagctggaccTCAACATGAACAGGCAGATCAGCGACAAGTGGAGCTTCAAG ATGACTGGGAGGTATGCAGAGTACGCATCAGAACTGGCCAAGGTGGTCAGTGAAGACTTCAAGCCCAACATAGTGAAGGAGTAA
- the gucd1 gene encoding protein GUCD1 isoform X2: MKPFISISSLVTNLKCSIKYLYEYEDSTRMTDGVLLNVPVIRQLYHWDCGLACSKMVLKYLHPISDQDFQSACWELKLTESVWTIDLAYLMCHLGIRHQFCTQTLGVDKGFRNQSFYKKHFDTEEDRVNELFVNAESKGVVVRKCSVTIHEITAHIEQGHVAIVLVNAVVLTCDLCSLPVKYCCFLPAGQKCFCRRPEYQGHFVVACGFNSSTGCIFYNNPAYADRVCCTSITNFEEARRSYGTDEDILLVFKDS, encoded by the exons ATGAAACCATTTATCTCAATATCTTCACTtgtaaccaacttaaagtgttCTATTAAATATCTGTACGAATACGAAGATTCAACAAGGATGACAG ATGGCGTCTTGTTGAACGTCCCTGTCATCCGACAGCTGTACCACTGGGACTGTGGCCTGGCCTGCTCCAAAATGGTCTTGAA GTACCTGCACCCCATCAGTGACCAAGACTTCCAGAGTGCCTGCTGGGAGTTGAAGCTGACTGAGAGCGTGTGGACCATCGACTTGGCTTACCTCATGTGTCATCTCGGAATCAGGCACCAGTTTTGTACTCAGACTCTTGGCGTGGACAAGGGCTTTAGAAACCAG TCCTTTTATAAAAAGCATTTTGATACGGAAGAAGATCGAGTGAATGAGCTCTTCGTGAATGCAGAGAGCAAGGGCGTGGTGGTTCGGAAATG CTCGGTGACCATCCATGAGATCACGGCCCATATAGAGCAGGGCCACGTGGCCATCGTGCTGGTCAACGCCGTGGTCCTGACCTGTGATCTCTGCTCGCTGCCCGTCAAGTACTGCTGCTTCCTCCCCGCTGGCCAGAAGTGTTTCTGCAGGAGGCCTGAGTACCAGGGCCACTTCGTGGTGGCCTGTGGCTTCAACAGCAGCACGGGCTGCATCTTCTACAACAACCCTGCGTACGCCGACC GCGTGTGCTGCACCAGCATCACCAACTTCGAGGAGGCTCGGCGCAGCTACGGGACAGATGAGGACATATTGCTGGTCTTCAAAGACAGCTGA
- the gucd1 gene encoding protein GUCD1 isoform X1, which translates to MKPFISISSLVTNLKCSIKYLYEYEDSTRMTEDGVLLNVPVIRQLYHWDCGLACSKMVLKYLHPISDQDFQSACWELKLTESVWTIDLAYLMCHLGIRHQFCTQTLGVDKGFRNQSFYKKHFDTEEDRVNELFVNAESKGVVVRKCSVTIHEITAHIEQGHVAIVLVNAVVLTCDLCSLPVKYCCFLPAGQKCFCRRPEYQGHFVVACGFNSSTGCIFYNNPAYADRVCCTSITNFEEARRSYGTDEDILLVFKDS; encoded by the exons ATGAAACCATTTATCTCAATATCTTCACTtgtaaccaacttaaagtgttCTATTAAATATCTGTACGAATACGAAGATTCAACAAGGATGACAG AAGATGGCGTCTTGTTGAACGTCCCTGTCATCCGACAGCTGTACCACTGGGACTGTGGCCTGGCCTGCTCCAAAATGGTCTTGAA GTACCTGCACCCCATCAGTGACCAAGACTTCCAGAGTGCCTGCTGGGAGTTGAAGCTGACTGAGAGCGTGTGGACCATCGACTTGGCTTACCTCATGTGTCATCTCGGAATCAGGCACCAGTTTTGTACTCAGACTCTTGGCGTGGACAAGGGCTTTAGAAACCAG TCCTTTTATAAAAAGCATTTTGATACGGAAGAAGATCGAGTGAATGAGCTCTTCGTGAATGCAGAGAGCAAGGGCGTGGTGGTTCGGAAATG CTCGGTGACCATCCATGAGATCACGGCCCATATAGAGCAGGGCCACGTGGCCATCGTGCTGGTCAACGCCGTGGTCCTGACCTGTGATCTCTGCTCGCTGCCCGTCAAGTACTGCTGCTTCCTCCCCGCTGGCCAGAAGTGTTTCTGCAGGAGGCCTGAGTACCAGGGCCACTTCGTGGTGGCCTGTGGCTTCAACAGCAGCACGGGCTGCATCTTCTACAACAACCCTGCGTACGCCGACC GCGTGTGCTGCACCAGCATCACCAACTTCGAGGAGGCTCGGCGCAGCTACGGGACAGATGAGGACATATTGCTGGTCTTCAAAGACAGCTGA
- the p2rx4b gene encoding P2X purinoceptor 4b yields MGAAKSSCQGFLHYAFDYETPKTLVVPSIAAGVVFRFTQLLILLYLVGYVCIVQKAYQDTDSVVSTVTTKVKGYAVIKGSANTSSPQFRDVADYVIPPQGDKSFFVVTNMIVTTNQKVSHCPEIPKPSTLCNQDSQCTTGLEDLRGNGVRTGRCVNYSDTVQTCQVLSWCPLEEDTGPNKEALIDAAENFTLLIKNSVTYPKFNFHRRNIMPHINSSYLKTCVFNSSTDPHCPIFRLKQIVSDAGEEFQVMAVEGGVLGILIDWTCDLDLWASQCLPKYSFRRLDDNNKSHVLAPGYNFRFAKYYKSPEGTESRTLIKAYGIRFEVIVFGTAGKFSMLPTLVNLGSTLTFLSLVPTVSDWFLLTFTKKRGVYSKHKTTHLRDEDEEDEDENKQSMSMGTSYGTQ; encoded by the exons ATGGGCGCAGCAAAAAGTTCGTGCCAGGGCTTCCTGCACTATGCGTTTGACTACGAGACCCCAAAAACGCTGGTGGTCCCCAGCATCGCTGCAGGGGTGGTGTTCAGATTCACCCAGCTCCTGATCCTGCTTTATCTGGTTGG GTACGTGTGCATCGTTCAGAAGGCCTACCAGGATACGGACTCCGTGGTCAGCACCGTCACCACCAAAGTGAAAGGCTACGCCGTCATCAAGGGGTCTGCCAACACCTCCAGTCCTCAGTTCAGGGATGTAGCTGATTATGTCATTCCCCCACAG GGTGATAAGTCATTCTTTGTGGTGACTAATATGATCGTCACAACCAACCAAAAAGTGTCACACTGCCCTGAG ATTCCAAAGCCGTCCACCCTCTGTAACCAGGACAGCCAATGCACCACAGGACTGGAGGATCTCCGAGGGAACG GTGTCCGGACAGGACGATGTGTGAACTACTCGGACACCGTCCAGACCTGCCAGGTCTTGTCCTGGTGCCCTCTTGAGGAGGACACAGGACCAAATAA GGAGGCCTTGATAGACGCAGCGGAGAACTTCACGCTGCTGATCAAGAACAGCGTGACCTACCCAAAGTTCAACTTTCACCG GAGGAACATCATGCCACACATCAACTCATCCTACCTGAAGACTTGTGTGTTCAACAGCAGCACGGATCCCCACTGTCCCATCTTCCGCCTCAAACAGATCGTTTCAGACGCTGGGGAGGAATTTCAAGTCATGGCAGTGGAA gGGGGCGTGCTTGGCATTCTGATTGATTGGACCTGTGACCTTGACTTGTGGGCCAGCCAGTGTCTTCCTAAATACAGCTTCAGACGGTTGGATGACAACAACAAGAGCCACGTGCTAGCGCCAGGATACAACTTCAG GTTTGCAAAATACTACAAAAGCCCAGAAGGCACGGAGTCCAGGACCTTGATCAAGGCCTACGGAATCCGCTTTGAAGTCATCGTTTTCGGAACA GCAGGTAAATTCAGCATGCTACCAACATTAGTGAATCTGGGATCCACTCTGACCTTCCTGAGTTTG GTGCCGACGGTTTCTGACTGGTTTCTACTGACATTCACGAAGAAAAGAGGTGTTTACAGCAAACATAAAACCACACACCTGAGagatgaggacgaggaggatgaagatgagaacAAACAATCA ATGTCCATGGGCACCAGCTATGGAACTCAATAG